One genomic region from Thermoleptolyngbya sichuanensis A183 encodes:
- the priA gene encoding primosomal protein N' — MSRADSQAIESAPSVPAAVGEGGSSRFQVDLVNRESIVRKAFEHSPYSAEQTPPHFLVSMLPTFANPLESLDPRQAAPSTAEGQAAYRLAEGDARWVEALVDCPGAQELYTYQLPPGMAIVPGDILSVPFGGRQLGAIAIRLVAELPASLNTAAIRPVEEVVCRSFFPAGYWDLLQRVAQYYCTPLMQVVRTALPPGLLGRSQRRIRLNRAALPDAPKGFHPAAQQLLDKLQSQKSGDYTWQFLQRQVKGARAGLQELLARGWVESYLEPPAPVRPKLRQAVTLVQPDGADLSPRQREVVEVLKRSGGELWLQDLLQRCQVSSSVVKGLAQKGWVEIQPREVLRAEAGGFGGGVGAEVSAEIGAGPAELTPDQAKALAALTTLQQFQPVLLHGVTGSGKTEVYARAIAPVLARGQSALVLVPEIGLTPQLTDRFRARFGEAVRVYHSALSDGERYDTWRQMLSGDPQIVIGTRSAVFAPLPHLGLIVLDEEHDSTFKQDQPAPCYHARTVAYWRAQQANCPLILGSATPALDTWAARASVPSPAALLTLSLPQRIHARPMPPIEVVDMRRELQQGNRSIFSRSLQAALMELRSQRRQGILFIHRRGHSTFVSCRSCGHVMTCPHCDISLTYHQAQAEGYESLRCHYCGYGQTHPNRCPACESPYLKHFGSGSQRVVQELALELPDLRCLRFDSDTTRAKGSHRALLTRFAQGEADLLVGTQMLTKGIDLPQVTLVGVVAADGLLHLADYRASERAFQMLLQVAGRAGRGREPGRVIVQTYSPEHPVIQAVQEQQYEPFAEQELAHRQSLGYPPYRSLVLLRLSGLDNAAVKHTADLLAVQICQQLPQIDLLGPAPAAIARVDNRYRWQILLKADTFSDAEREMFKALRSHVPTSVSLTIDVDPLNLM, encoded by the coding sequence ATGAGCCGGGCGGACTCGCAAGCGATAGAATCCGCCCCCAGCGTGCCAGCCGCAGTGGGGGAAGGCGGCTCCTCTCGGTTTCAGGTAGACCTGGTAAATCGAGAGTCTATAGTGAGAAAAGCATTTGAACACAGCCCCTATTCCGCTGAGCAGACCCCGCCGCATTTTCTGGTTTCCATGCTCCCAACGTTTGCAAATCCTCTAGAGTCTCTCGACCCGCGACAGGCGGCCCCTAGTACGGCGGAAGGACAGGCTGCCTACCGACTGGCAGAGGGCGATGCCCGCTGGGTGGAAGCGCTGGTGGATTGTCCGGGAGCGCAGGAACTCTATACCTATCAACTGCCGCCGGGGATGGCGATTGTGCCCGGAGATATTTTGAGCGTGCCCTTTGGGGGGCGGCAGTTGGGGGCGATCGCCATTCGGTTGGTGGCTGAGCTTCCGGCCAGCCTAAATACAGCAGCCATTCGGCCAGTAGAAGAAGTTGTCTGCCGCAGCTTTTTTCCGGCGGGCTATTGGGATCTGCTGCAACGGGTGGCGCAATATTACTGCACGCCGCTGATGCAGGTGGTGCGGACGGCGCTGCCGCCAGGACTGTTGGGGCGATCGCAGCGCCGAATTCGCCTAAATCGGGCCGCGCTGCCAGACGCACCCAAGGGTTTTCATCCCGCAGCACAGCAGCTTTTAGACAAACTCCAGTCGCAGAAATCAGGCGACTATACCTGGCAGTTTTTGCAGCGGCAGGTGAAGGGGGCGCGGGCGGGGCTGCAAGAACTGCTGGCGCGGGGCTGGGTGGAGAGCTATCTGGAGCCGCCTGCGCCCGTGCGTCCCAAACTGCGGCAGGCAGTGACGCTGGTGCAGCCAGACGGTGCAGACCTCAGTCCCCGCCAGCGGGAAGTGGTGGAGGTGCTGAAGCGCAGCGGCGGTGAACTGTGGCTCCAAGACCTGCTGCAACGTTGCCAGGTCAGTTCCTCGGTGGTGAAGGGGCTAGCCCAAAAGGGCTGGGTGGAAATTCAGCCGCGAGAGGTGCTGAGGGCGGAAGCCGGTGGGTTTGGCGGAGGAGTTGGCGCAGAGGTCAGCGCAGAGATTGGCGCAGGCCCCGCAGAACTGACCCCAGACCAGGCAAAGGCACTGGCGGCTCTCACAACGCTCCAGCAATTTCAGCCCGTCTTGCTGCACGGCGTAACAGGGTCGGGCAAGACGGAGGTCTATGCAAGGGCGATCGCCCCAGTCCTGGCCCGTGGCCAGTCTGCCCTAGTGCTGGTGCCCGAAATTGGGCTAACGCCTCAACTGACGGATCGCTTTCGGGCGCGGTTTGGCGAAGCCGTGCGGGTCTACCACAGCGCCCTGTCCGACGGTGAACGCTACGACACCTGGCGACAAATGCTCAGCGGCGACCCGCAAATCGTCATCGGCACGCGCTCTGCCGTCTTTGCGCCGCTGCCCCACCTGGGGCTGATTGTTCTTGACGAAGAACACGACTCCACCTTCAAGCAAGACCAGCCCGCCCCCTGCTATCACGCCCGCACCGTCGCCTATTGGCGGGCTCAGCAGGCCAACTGTCCCCTCATTCTCGGCTCTGCCACCCCCGCCCTCGACACCTGGGCTGCCCGCGCTTCTGTCCCCTCTCCGGCTGCCCTGCTCACCCTCTCCCTGCCCCAGCGCATCCACGCCCGCCCGATGCCCCCCATCGAGGTAGTAGACATGCGCCGCGAACTTCAGCAGGGCAACCGATCGATCTTTAGCCGATCGCTCCAAGCAGCGCTCATGGAACTGCGATCGCAGCGACGACAGGGCATTTTATTCATCCATCGGCGGGGGCACAGTACCTTTGTCTCCTGCCGGAGTTGTGGCCACGTCATGACCTGCCCCCACTGCGATATTTCCCTGACCTACCATCAGGCACAGGCGGAAGGCTACGAGTCCCTGCGCTGCCACTATTGCGGCTATGGGCAAACCCACCCCAATCGCTGCCCTGCGTGCGAATCGCCCTACCTGAAACACTTTGGCAGCGGCTCTCAGCGCGTCGTACAGGAACTCGCCCTTGAACTGCCTGACCTGCGCTGCCTGCGGTTTGACAGCGACACTACCCGCGCCAAAGGCAGCCATCGGGCCCTCCTCACCCGCTTTGCCCAGGGCGAGGCGGATTTGCTGGTAGGGACGCAAATGCTGACCAAGGGCATCGACCTGCCCCAGGTGACGCTGGTGGGCGTGGTGGCGGCAGACGGGCTGCTGCACCTGGCAGACTATCGCGCCAGCGAGCGGGCGTTTCAAATGCTGCTTCAGGTGGCGGGGCGGGCAGGGCGCGGACGCGAACCAGGGCGGGTGATCGTGCAGACCTATTCGCCAGAGCATCCGGTGATTCAGGCCGTGCAGGAGCAGCAGTACGAACCCTTTGCCGAGCAAGAGCTGGCCCATCGCCAGAGCTTGGGCTATCCGCCCTATCGATCGCTGGTGCTGCTGCGACTTAGTGGACTGGACAATGCCGCCGTCAAGCACACGGCAGACCTGCTCGCGGTTCAAATTTGCCAGCAACTTCCCCAGATCGACCTGCTGGGGCCGGCCCCAGCGGCGATCGCCCGCGTGGACAACCGCTACCGCTGGCAGATTTTGCTGAAAGCCGACACTTTTTCAGATGCAGAGCGAGAAATGTTCAAAGCGCTGCGATCGCACGTCCCGACGAGTGTCAGCTTGACGATTGATGTCGATCCGCTGAATTTGATGTGA
- a CDS encoding RNA polymerase sigma factor, RpoD/SigA family: protein MAALFDPNSKQTIEPVAMGSTRVIELETCRDMGGFSPIEIRVPARESQTGDRREDDQPSNFLINFSRPEPAGRSDGEILSKLREVAAPDEEDAADQETDLDIVPESDLDAAFLGEFSDIESPEDEGGDDLATDDEDVFEPDVHREFDEELTAAYAPGYRKTNSDDAVGAFFKEMARYPLLKPGEEIELARQVKFLAEVEAVRDRLKASLQRTPTKAEVAQEFGLSDRQLDHRMHRSRTAKRKMIRSNLRLVVSIAKRYLNRGVPFLDLIQEGALGLNRATEKFDPDKGYKFSTYAYWWIRQGITRTIANDARTIRLPIHIVEKLNKLKKAHRELRRDLNRNPTEAELAAALDIPVDQLRNLQQVRRRSLSLNHRVGKGEDTELMELLEDSSTQSPEAKMNETMLRQEIYTVLSDVLSEREREIISLRYGLLTGETHTLEEVGILFDLSRERVRQIQTKAMRKLRRPQVAARLKGWLR, encoded by the coding sequence ATGGCAGCGCTATTTGACCCAAATTCTAAGCAGACGATTGAACCTGTCGCGATGGGATCAACTCGCGTCATAGAACTGGAAACCTGCCGAGATATGGGTGGGTTCAGTCCGATCGAGATTCGAGTTCCGGCTCGCGAATCGCAGACGGGCGATCGCCGAGAAGATGATCAGCCCAGCAATTTTCTGATCAACTTCTCGCGTCCGGAACCGGCTGGACGCTCGGATGGAGAAATCCTGTCGAAGCTGCGGGAGGTGGCTGCACCTGACGAGGAAGATGCTGCCGATCAAGAGACAGATTTAGACATTGTGCCGGAATCTGATCTAGACGCAGCTTTTCTGGGTGAGTTTTCTGATATCGAATCGCCAGAAGATGAGGGCGGCGATGATCTGGCCACAGATGATGAAGATGTATTTGAACCGGATGTACATCGAGAATTTGATGAGGAATTAACAGCGGCCTACGCGCCTGGATACCGAAAGACCAATTCTGACGATGCAGTGGGCGCATTCTTTAAGGAAATGGCTCGCTATCCGCTGCTCAAGCCTGGCGAAGAAATCGAGCTGGCCCGCCAGGTGAAGTTCCTGGCCGAAGTAGAAGCGGTGCGCGATCGCCTCAAGGCTTCGCTCCAGCGCACCCCCACCAAGGCCGAAGTGGCCCAGGAGTTTGGGCTGAGCGATCGCCAGTTGGATCACCGAATGCACCGCAGCCGCACCGCCAAGCGCAAGATGATCCGCTCTAACCTGCGGCTGGTCGTTTCTATCGCCAAGCGCTATCTCAATCGCGGTGTGCCCTTTCTGGATTTGATTCAAGAAGGCGCACTGGGGCTAAACCGAGCCACCGAAAAGTTTGACCCCGACAAGGGCTATAAGTTCTCGACCTATGCATACTGGTGGATTCGCCAGGGCATTACCCGAACCATCGCCAACGATGCCCGCACGATTCGTTTGCCGATTCACATTGTCGAAAAGCTGAACAAGCTGAAAAAGGCCCACCGGGAACTGCGCCGGGATCTCAACCGCAACCCGACGGAAGCCGAACTGGCCGCCGCGCTGGATATTCCGGTGGATCAACTCCGCAACTTGCAGCAAGTCCGGCGGCGATCGCTCTCGCTCAACCACCGCGTCGGCAAGGGCGAAGACACCGAACTCATGGAGCTCCTCGAAGACAGCAGCACCCAGTCGCCCGAAGCCAAGATGAACGAAACCATGCTGCGTCAGGAAATCTACACGGTGCTGTCGGATGTGCTGTCCGAGCGCGAGAGGGAAATCATCTCCCTACGCTATGGACTGCTGACGGGCGAAACCCACACCCTAGAAGAAGTCGGCATCTTGTTTGACCTGTCGCGGGAGCGCGTCCGCCAGATCCAGACCAAAGCCATGCGGAAACTGCGCCGTCCTCAGGTGGCAGCCCGACTAAAGGGGTGGCTGCGCTAA
- a CDS encoding GNAT family N-acetyltransferase codes for MARIRLATPADAPAVFELILALAEYEKLTHEVVGSVELLAEHLGGLGTDPAEQRRPLIEALLAEVDQQAVGFALFFSNYSTFLTKPGIYLEDLFVRPEYRGQGIGKALLSTLAQLALERDCGRLEWNVLDWNEPAIAFYERMGATILPDWRTCRVTGGAIAQLANLGQSPSFPL; via the coding sequence ATGGCTCGCATCCGCCTTGCTACGCCTGCCGATGCGCCTGCCGTGTTTGAACTTATTCTAGCGCTGGCAGAATACGAAAAGCTGACCCATGAGGTGGTTGGCAGCGTGGAATTACTGGCAGAGCATCTGGGGGGCTTGGGCACAGATCCCGCAGAGCAGCGTCGCCCGCTCATCGAGGCGCTGCTGGCAGAGGTTGATCAGCAAGCTGTCGGGTTTGCGCTGTTTTTCAGCAACTACTCCACTTTTTTGACCAAACCTGGGATCTACCTAGAAGATTTGTTTGTGCGCCCCGAATATCGTGGCCAAGGCATTGGCAAAGCACTCCTGTCTACTCTGGCACAACTAGCGCTGGAGCGGGACTGTGGCCGGCTGGAATGGAACGTGCTGGACTGGAACGAACCCGCGATCGCCTTTTATGAGCGCATGGGAGCCACTATTCTGCCGGACTGGCGTACCTGCCGGGTAACGGGAGGGGCGATCGCCCAACTTGCCAACCTGGGCCAATCTCCCTCGTTTCCTCTTTAA
- a CDS encoding glycogen debranching protein: MAKTIWVNEQIDPSGLVYTCIACCDQTQAQECHHSFDSNLTPEQKASGWIARLRTVDTWEEVPVNALKLD; encoded by the coding sequence ATGGCGAAAACAATTTGGGTCAACGAGCAAATCGATCCCTCCGGTCTGGTTTACACCTGCATCGCCTGCTGCGACCAAACCCAGGCGCAAGAATGCCACCACTCCTTTGACAGCAACCTCACGCCAGAGCAAAAAGCCTCCGGCTGGATTGCCCGCCTCCGTACCGTAGACACCTGGGAAGAAGTGCCCGTCAACGCGCTCAAGCTGGATTAG
- a CDS encoding phosphate-starvation-inducible PsiE family protein, translating to MATFRNFLRSLTRRTARNLSDESFLGFLKGFEVLIAKILSLAMIVVLVVAIADLARFLATELSNPPYGFFTTTLIEIFGLFLNVLIALEVLENITAYLEKQTARVQLELVIVTSLTAVARKIIIFDSKQAGGLDLIGLGAAILALAISYLIVRSGNHTGER from the coding sequence ATGGCGACGTTCCGAAATTTTCTCCGATCGCTGACGCGACGAACGGCTAGAAACCTCAGCGATGAAAGCTTTTTGGGCTTTCTGAAGGGGTTTGAGGTGCTGATTGCCAAGATTTTGTCGCTGGCGATGATTGTGGTGCTGGTGGTGGCGATCGCCGACTTGGCCCGATTCCTAGCAACGGAGCTATCGAATCCGCCCTACGGCTTTTTCACCACGACGCTGATCGAGATTTTCGGACTGTTTCTGAATGTGCTGATTGCGCTGGAGGTGCTGGAAAACATCACCGCCTACCTGGAAAAGCAGACGGCGCGGGTGCAGTTGGAGTTGGTGATCGTCACCTCATTGACCGCAGTGGCGCGGAAAATCATTATTTTTGATTCCAAGCAGGCCGGCGGGCTAGACCTCATCGGTCTAGGGGCAGCTATTTTGGCGCTGGCGATTAGCTATCTGATCGTGCGATCTGGCAACCATACGGGCGAACGCTAG
- a CDS encoding NAD(P)H-quinone oxidoreductase subunit 4, with protein MMSTQFPWLTALILFPLVASLPIPLLPNKYGKTVRWYSLSVGLAEFSLMIYAFWKHYDLQNSAYQLVEDYNWIPQIGLHWSLAVDGLSMPLVLLSGLVTTLAILASWQIKDKPRLFYVLMLVMYSAQIGVFTAQDALLFFFMWELELVPVYLLIANWGGQRRMYAATKFILYTAAGSIFILVAALAMAFYGGDFTFNLAELGLKDYSLSFELLMYGALLVAFGMKLPIFPLHTWLPDAHSEAPAPVSMVLAGVLLKMAGYALIRFNIEMLPNAHAYFAPILAVLGVVNIIYASLTAFAQNNLKRRMAYSSVAHMGFVLIGIAAFTDLGMSGALLQMVSHGLIAAALFFLSGVTYERTHTLMMDKLGGMAKQMPTTFALFTAGSMASLALPGMSGFVGELTIFLGFSSSEAYNPAFKAVIVMLAAVGVLLSPIYLLSMLRTVFYGAESKELAGIRLTDAKPREAFIALCLLVPIIGIGVYPKLATQTYDAKTVAVVSQARQVLPMVAQQPWLDLKVPFAAPMIVGTEAKDLAAAMK; from the coding sequence ATGATGAGTACTCAATTTCCTTGGCTGACCGCTCTAATCCTGTTTCCGCTGGTCGCGTCCTTGCCGATTCCGCTCCTGCCCAACAAGTACGGCAAGACTGTCCGCTGGTACTCTCTCAGCGTTGGATTAGCTGAGTTTTCGCTGATGATCTACGCCTTCTGGAAGCACTACGACCTCCAGAACTCAGCCTATCAACTGGTCGAAGATTACAACTGGATTCCCCAAATTGGTTTGCACTGGTCGCTTGCGGTCGATGGGCTGTCGATGCCGCTGGTGCTGCTGTCGGGTCTGGTGACCACGCTGGCGATCCTTGCCTCCTGGCAGATCAAGGACAAACCGCGCCTGTTCTATGTGTTGATGCTGGTGATGTATAGCGCCCAGATTGGCGTGTTCACGGCTCAAGATGCGCTGCTGTTCTTCTTTATGTGGGAACTGGAACTGGTGCCCGTTTACCTGCTAATTGCCAACTGGGGCGGCCAGCGGCGCATGTATGCGGCGACCAAGTTCATTCTCTACACGGCGGCCGGCTCGATTTTCATCCTGGTGGCGGCCTTGGCAATGGCCTTCTACGGCGGCGACTTTACCTTCAATCTGGCAGAACTAGGGCTGAAAGACTATTCGCTGAGCTTTGAACTGCTGATGTATGGGGCGCTGCTGGTGGCTTTTGGCATGAAACTGCCGATCTTCCCGCTGCATACTTGGCTGCCGGATGCCCACAGCGAAGCGCCCGCGCCCGTGTCGATGGTGCTGGCTGGCGTGCTGCTAAAAATGGCAGGCTACGCGCTGATCCGCTTCAATATCGAAATGTTGCCCAATGCCCATGCCTACTTTGCGCCGATTTTGGCGGTGCTGGGCGTGGTCAACATTATCTATGCGTCGCTGACGGCGTTTGCTCAGAACAACCTGAAGCGGCGGATGGCTTATTCCTCCGTTGCCCACATGGGATTTGTCTTGATTGGGATTGCTGCCTTTACTGACTTGGGCATGAGCGGCGCTCTGCTGCAAATGGTGTCTCACGGGCTGATTGCGGCGGCGCTGTTCTTCCTGTCAGGGGTGACCTACGAGCGGACGCATACGCTGATGATGGATAAGCTGGGCGGCATGGCCAAGCAGATGCCGACGACCTTTGCGCTGTTTACGGCTGGCTCGATGGCCTCGCTGGCGCTGCCCGGCATGAGCGGCTTTGTGGGTGAACTGACCATTTTCCTGGGATTCTCCAGCAGCGAAGCCTATAACCCTGCATTTAAGGCGGTGATCGTGATGCTGGCGGCAGTGGGCGTGCTCCTGTCGCCAATTTACCTGCTGTCGATGCTGCGGACGGTGTTTTATGGTGCAGAGAGCAAAGAGCTGGCTGGTATTCGGTTGACGGATGCGAAGCCCAGGGAGGCATTTATCGCGCTGTGCCTGCTAGTGCCCATTATTGGCATCGGTGTGTATCCCAAGCTGGCGACCCAGACCTATGACGCGAAGACGGTGGCGGTCGTCTCGCAGGCGCGGCAGGTGTTACCGATGGTGGCCCAGCAGCCTTGGCTGGATCTGAAGGTGCCTTTTGCTGCGCCGATGATCGTGGGCACAGAGGCGAAAGATTTGGCTGCTGCGATGAAGTAG
- a CDS encoding MotA/TolQ/ExbB proton channel family protein: MAALIDLVMKGGPVMIPIVGFSVATVACGLERAWYWYRLLTQENQVVQDVLEAARHDLSEAEAIAEQSQDVPIGRFLLAPLRLRQPSPETFRLAMEAAGDREFAEMRKGDKLLETTIAVSPLLGLLGTVTGLINTFNNLNIGGGGGEGTSAQATRAAAGIGEALITTAAGMVVAIMALLIFRLLVSLQARQMDYFSAAGSELELIYRQFWDESELEDEEVLEAIAPGGRNPLGIERR; the protein is encoded by the coding sequence ATGGCAGCGCTGATTGACTTGGTAATGAAAGGTGGCCCCGTGATGATCCCGATTGTGGGGTTTTCGGTGGCAACGGTTGCCTGCGGGCTGGAGCGAGCTTGGTATTGGTATCGCCTGCTGACTCAGGAAAATCAGGTGGTGCAGGATGTGCTAGAAGCCGCCCGCCACGATTTATCTGAAGCGGAGGCGATCGCCGAACAGTCCCAGGATGTTCCGATTGGGCGCTTTCTGCTAGCTCCGCTGCGGCTGCGGCAGCCTTCACCAGAAACGTTCCGACTGGCGATGGAGGCGGCGGGCGATCGCGAGTTTGCCGAAATGCGAAAAGGCGACAAGCTGCTGGAAACTACCATTGCCGTATCGCCGCTGCTGGGGCTGCTGGGCACGGTGACGGGCTTGATCAACACCTTTAATAACTTAAATATTGGTGGCGGGGGCGGCGAAGGTACGTCGGCTCAGGCAACCCGTGCGGCGGCAGGGATCGGGGAGGCGCTGATCACGACGGCGGCGGGGATGGTGGTTGCCATTATGGCGCTGCTGATTTTTCGGCTGCTGGTGTCGCTTCAGGCGCGGCAGATGGACTATTTTTCGGCGGCGGGCAGTGAGCTAGAGCTAATCTATCGCCAGTTCTGGGATGAGTCGGAACTGGAGGATGAAGAAGTGCTGGAGGCGATCGCCCCTGGTGGCCGCAATCCCCTTGGCATTGAGCGACGCTAG
- a CDS encoding ExbD/TolR family protein produces the protein MRFKQRSYGTPPPINLTPMLNVMMGILAFFVMITMLLSEEQGVSVILPPTEDTPPPTELEEPPEPLLVTLTAQRQLLIEGEPVPGNQWQGPVQVYLRANPKGFVILQADRRLPYEQVVQTLAEMKQVGGDRISLSIDPPSP, from the coding sequence ATGCGGTTCAAACAGCGTTCCTATGGCACACCGCCGCCGATCAACCTGACCCCCATGCTCAACGTGATGATGGGCATCCTGGCCTTTTTCGTCATGATTACCATGCTGCTTTCCGAAGAGCAGGGCGTTTCCGTCATTCTGCCACCCACGGAAGACACGCCGCCGCCCACCGAGCTAGAGGAGCCGCCGGAGCCGCTGCTGGTGACGCTAACTGCCCAACGGCAGTTGTTAATCGAGGGCGAACCCGTTCCCGGAAACCAGTGGCAGGGGCCCGTGCAGGTCTATTTGCGGGCAAACCCCAAGGGATTCGTGATTTTGCAAGCCGATCGCCGCTTGCCCTACGAGCAGGTCGTGCAAACCCTAGCGGAGATGAAGCAAGTGGGGGGCGATCGCATTTCGCTGTCCATTGATCCGCCCAGTCCTTAG
- a CDS encoding ExbD/TolR family protein, with amino-acid sequence MKFRSQQNQLPEVDLVPMMDVLMSVLTFFIIISMTLTGQQVMNITLPDAEGGSNPMTSEEGKKVPTLLVGLNAQRQLVMNNAPVPEAQVITSVQDFLVKNPAGVVILKADKGLTYNDVARVLELLRDIGGDRISLGISGS; translated from the coding sequence ATGAAGTTCAGAAGCCAGCAAAATCAACTGCCAGAGGTCGATCTAGTGCCGATGATGGACGTGCTGATGAGCGTCCTGACGTTTTTCATCATCATTTCCATGACGCTGACTGGGCAGCAGGTGATGAACATTACCCTGCCCGACGCAGAGGGCGGCAGCAACCCCATGACCTCAGAGGAGGGCAAGAAAGTGCCCACCCTGCTGGTGGGACTTAATGCCCAGCGGCAACTGGTGATGAATAACGCGCCTGTGCCCGAAGCCCAAGTGATTACGAGTGTTCAGGACTTTTTGGTGAAAAACCCGGCAGGCGTGGTAATCCTCAAAGCGGACAAGGGGCTGACCTATAACGATGTGGCGCGGGTGTTGGAACTGCTGCGGGACATCGGGGGCGATCGCATTTCCCTGGGCATCAGCGGCAGCTAA
- a CDS encoding alpha/beta hydrolase: protein MSAWISRLGRVRRSNVVQRAFAGVVLGLGVGVLGATAPALAAESVVVNFGPLSRSFSITEFQTLAETGQPSRKLRWYLNTAGVKPSTVRSLLTQQVPLPLEFADQILNSLPGEFALYQLGQIISPSSKEASLQAMRAAVVLSAADDNRVSMLEILENYPTRELHIDGLGLMRTARDVQNLIAESGGNLEGIARGLENLLPGLFCDCERNAAGGGGNDPASTRNADGGAATYCN from the coding sequence ATGAGCGCTTGGATTTCACGCCTGGGTAGGGTGCGGCGGTCGAATGTAGTTCAGAGAGCTTTTGCAGGCGTTGTCCTGGGGCTGGGAGTGGGCGTGCTGGGGGCTACTGCGCCCGCCCTTGCTGCCGAGTCCGTAGTGGTCAACTTTGGCCCCCTCAGCCGCTCGTTCTCGATTACCGAGTTTCAGACGCTGGCAGAAACCGGGCAGCCGTCTCGCAAGCTGCGCTGGTATTTGAATACGGCAGGCGTGAAGCCGTCTACCGTGCGATCGCTCCTCACTCAGCAAGTACCTTTGCCGCTGGAGTTTGCCGATCAGATCCTGAACTCGCTGCCGGGTGAATTTGCACTATATCAGTTGGGGCAAATCATCAGTCCCAGCAGCAAGGAAGCCAGCCTGCAAGCAATGCGGGCAGCGGTGGTGCTGTCGGCAGCGGACGATAACCGAGTTTCGATGCTGGAAATCCTGGAAAACTATCCCACGCGGGAATTACACATCGATGGGCTAGGGCTGATGCGGACCGCACGGGACGTGCAAAACCTGATAGCGGAGTCTGGTGGAAACCTTGAGGGCATTGCCAGAGGGCTAGAAAACCTACTGCCAGGGCTGTTTTGCGACTGTGAGCGCAATGCAGCAGGGGGCGGGGGCAACGATCCAGCCTCTACGAGGAATGCAGATGGGGGTGCAGCCACGTACTGCAATTAG